The Moorena producens PAL-8-15-08-1 genomic interval GCTATAAGTAGCTGTACTCTAATCAAGGAGTTAGATTATGAGTGGAATTGTAGGTATTTACAATCTTGATGGTCGCCCCGTGGAGCGCGAAAAGATCGGGGGCATGGTGGATATCCTGGCGCACCGGGGACCAGATGGCGCTGAGGTTTGGTGCGATGATCGCTGTGTTGGTTTAGGACATCGGATGTTATGGACGACACCTGAATCTTTATTAGAGCAATTACCTTTAAAAGACCGCACTGGTAATTTAATACTGACAGCGGATGCTCGCATTGATAATCGGGATGAGCTTATTTCTGCACTGGAATTAAACGATCGTCCAGCCGAGAAAATTACTGATAGCAATTTAATCTTGGCTGCTTACGAGAAATGGGGGCGAGACTGTCCTGGTAAGCTAATTGGTGACTTTGCCTTTGCTATCTGGGATAAGCGTAAGCAGCTATTGTTTTGTGCCAGAGATTATATGGGGGTTAAGCCATTTTATTATCACTATCAGCCTGGTAAATTGTTTGTCTTTGCTTCGGAAATAAAAGGATTATTCTGTTTAGATGCAGTACCCCGTAACGTCAATGAAGCCAAAGTTGGTATTTATCTGTGTCAGTTAAGTGGGTTTGCCAAATTAAAGCCCGATACTTTCTATCAAGATATTCTGCGTCTGCTTCCCGCCCACTGGATGGAAGTGAGCCAGAATGGGATAGAATCCCAGTCTTTTTGGGATTTAGATGCCGAAGCAAAGAAGATACAGCAGACTTTAAAGACTGATGCTGACTATGTGGAGGAATTCCGCAAGCGATTTACCGAGGCGATAGGGTGTCGTCTGCGGAGTGCTTACCCAGTAGCGTCTACTCTCAGTGGTGGTGTCGATTCTTCTTCCGTTAGTTGTGTGGCGCGGAATTTGTTGCGGGAGAAAAATAGTGATGCAGAATTGTTAACGATTTATTCTGATTGTGATACTCCTTCGGCTGATGAGACGGCTTATGTAGATACCGTATTGGCCCAGGGTGGTTTTAAGCATCATGTTGCGAAAGTAGGTAATCCCATTAGTGCTGCCCAAACCGTTACCCCTTGGTTAGACCAACCAGTGCAAATGCCTACCCCAGCCATGTTGTTGGCGATTGTTCGGGAGGTCAAACAACAAGGTGCAAGGGTGGTGTTAACGGGACATGATGGGGATACTATTGTTTCCCACGGTACGGATTATCCTCATGAGTTACTGGAATTAGGGGAATGGGAAAAGCTTCTAAAAATAGTAGAAGGTCGTTATCAAAATAAGTCTGATAGTGCTAAGGAAATTGAGGCAGATTTATATCAATATATTGTGCCTTATGCTACAGAATTAATTAAAAAGTTTGAATGGCATAACTATATTAGTATCTTTTATAAATCCGCTAACTATTGGCAGTTTAATCCGCCCAGAAATATTAAGTTATTTTTACGAAGCATCTATAACAATTTTCCTATGCTAAACTGGAATCACTATAATTCAATTATTGCAAAAAGCCTGGCAAAGTCTATTAAATTAGGTAAATTACTCCGAGATGAGTTCAATTATCAATTTGGCTACTTACCTACTGAATATTTAAACCATTACCGAGCCATAACTTCGGGCAATATGCAGGAAGGTAGCGAACAAATTGATGGGATTAGTGCAGCAGTTAGCATCGAACCTCGTCATCCTTTTTTAGATAAAAGAGTTATTGAGTTGTGTTTAGCAGCACCCGCTCATTTGAAATACTGTAATGGTTTTGGGCGCGGTGTAATGCGAAGGGCGATGAAGGGTATATTACCTGAAGAAGTTCGTCGGCGTAGAAGCAAGGTAGATTTTTATGGATTTATTATCAACAGGATGGAAACTGCTGAAAGCAGTGTAATTAAAAAATTATTGTTAGAGCAAAAATCAAATTTATTCCATTACCTAAATACGAATGCTGTACAAGAAGACTATCAAAAGTTTTCAAACTCTGCGGCTAAATGGCAGCAGAGGAGGCGAGAAGCCAGGATGATTAATTGTGCGATTTACTTATCACTTTGGTTAAAGTTAATCGACTAATTGTACTTAACTAATTTTCGGCAATCGCCTTAACAAATCAAACGACTCAAGGAGTAAACCAATGAGCATTGACACCGAAAACATGGAAAACAATATGAATAGTCTTGTTTATGAACAACCAACTCTCAAAAATTATGGAACAATGAAGAGCCTTACCCTTGGAACCGGAGGAAGTCCCAGTGATGCCCTGGGCACAAGCGATGCAGCCGTCAACGACTTCAATAATTCAAATCCTGTTGATAGTTTTGCACCTGGTGTTCCTGATGTTGTTCATGATGGATTTGGCGGCACCGTTAATGCCAACGATCCCGATAATTAAAAACCTAATTAAATCTTCATCCTGTACTTGGTATTTGATGAAATTTAATTAATTACGGCTTATGTGGGTTAACTGCTAAAAGGACGTAAATATGTTCACATTACTATTGTTTATGGTTTTGGGACAGTGCGATCGCTTGATCCTAGGGTGGCTTAGGCGGGGATAACCATTCAAACTCAACCATAACTTATCAATCCAACCTAACCCACCAACCAACAACTCAATAAATCGTAAGGTGGGCATTGCCCACCCTACCTATGGCATTTCTACTGAAAAAGGCTTGATTTAAAATTTATTGTTAGAGCAAAAATCAAATTTATCCCATTACCTAAATACCAATGCTGTACAATAAGACTATCAATATTTTTCAAACTCTGCGGCTAAATGGCAGCAGAGAAGGCGAGAATTCAGGATGATTAATTCTGCGATTTACTTATCAATTTGGTTAAAGTGAATCGAATAATTGTACTTAACTAATTTCCGGCAATCGCCTTAACAAATCAAACGACTCAAGGAGTAAACCAATGAGCATTGACATCGAAAACATGGAAAACAATATGAATAGTCTCGTTTATGAACAACCAACTCTCAAAAATTATGGAACAATGAAGAGCCTTACCCTTGGAGCCGGAGGAAGTGGCGCTGATGGTGCTAGGGAATCTCTAGTTGGTACTGATGCAGCCTCAGACGACTTCAATAGTGCAAATCCTGTTGATAGTTTTGCACCTGGTGTTGCTGATGTTGTTCATGATGGAAATGGCGGCCTTGCTCCCTTCGATCCCGACTAATTAAAAACCTAATTAAATCTTCATCCTGTACTTGGTATTTGATGAAATTTAATTAATTACGGCTTATGTGAGTTAACTGCTAAAAGGAAGTAACTATGTTCACATTACTATTGTTTATGGTTTTGCGACAGCCTGAAAGCCTTGATATGCAATAATTTTTTTAACTCACATAATACGTGACCTAGTAGAGTGGACAATGTCCACTCTACTGTGGATACTTAAATCCTAGAAATGATTAGTCAATTAAATCTTTAGAATTGCAAAACTCTATCAACAAATGTTTCACTACCAAGCTTATGGATTAACTATTCAGTCAGTATTCTTACTTACCGAACTAACAAAAAGTAAAAAGACAGCCGATATTTACATCCAAAAAGGTAAAGTAAAACTACCACAATTAGAACCAACTTCCATTAACCGTCAAGGCAAAGAAGCTCACTTTGGTGGCAACACTCAAGAAGCCTACTTGCGCTGGCATGGCATAGCAACCTTACTAGCAAAAAACGGTGATACTATCATCGTTGATTCTGACTCAGATGATATCGATCCCCAACTATTAAGCCTCTATATCTTAAGCGAAGCATTAGGCTTAATACTCTATCAAAGAGGCTTGTTTCTCCTCCATGCCAGTGCGGTAAAAATTGGCGAACAGGTAGTGATATTTGCTGGTTGTCCAGGTGCGGGTAAATCTACCACTGCTGCTGCTTTTGCCAAACTCGGTTACACAGTTGTATCTGACGACATGGTTGCTATCGACTTGAATTCAGGGGATAAACCAATGGTATATCCCGCTTTCCCCCAGATCAAAATCTGGCCACCAACAGTAGAAGGACTTGGTTACGATATATCCACTTTACCAACTCTTTATCCTGGTTCCCGCAAACGAGTAATTAGGAAACCAGAAAACTTTCCCACTCAACCCTTTCCTCTGGCTCATATCTTCTTCTTAGAAGATGGTAGGGATTTTAACGTTACTCCCATGGCAGGAAACGATGCTTTTTTAACTTTGGCGCGTTTCTTTCCTTTACCAAGTCAACTATTGGCAGAAAAAAACCTTGAGCATTATTTTCAACAGTGTCTACAATTAATTAGTCAAGTCGATCTATGGAAAATAGAAAAACCGAAAGACTTTAGGATACTCAAGGAGCTAATTACTTGGGTTGAGCAAAAAATAGAAACAACTCATCAGTCTGCTCAAGATGTTTACTTATTACAGCAGTAATTGGGTCAGGTACAAATTCTTGGGTTTTAGGGAGCAGGGAGCAGGTAAGAGGAACCCACCCCTAGGGCATGTTTTCAAAGTTTTCCGCAAGATTATGATCCCCCCCAGCCCCCCAAGGGGGGAGCCATACGGGTGCATCTCATATTTGTAAAAAAGTTGCGTAGGGTGCGTTAGGGGGGGCCTCATTTTCCGCCTCGTAGTCAGGGTTTAGACAGCCCGCCCCGTAACGCACCACCTTGTCAAACAACAAAAATGAGATGCACCCGAGCCATACTCAAAGTCTCCCTTTTTTAAGGGGGATTTAGGGGGATCTCCGAGTTTGAAAACACGCCCTAACCCCTCCCAGGAGGGGAAGAGGGAAGAAGGAAAAAATACTGTGTACCTGATAGCTATGAAAAACGCTGTAAATTAGAACAAGGACATAACCATGAAAACCGAAATCAAAACTATAGCCAATAAACTAGTCAGTCTCTCTTATGAGAAACTGACTACATATTCCAAATTTGAAAACTTAATTCACCCCTTTACTTCAGAAGAATTCTTCCAACACTACTACGAAAAAAACTATCTTCACATTGCCAGAAATAATCAAAACTATTACGATGCTATCCTCAATACTGACGATATCGATTTATTCTTCCAAAATAAATCTTTACAATCAAACTGCCTCAGAGTAGTTGAAAAAGGAAACGAATTGCCAGCCTATAAATGGACCCATCGCAATTCATCAATTGCCAATAATGATACCTTATTTGTTCTCTTCAATCAGGGTAAAACCCTAATTATTAATTCTGGGAATAGCTCAATTATAAAATTAGTTAACTACTGTAGCGACTTAGAAAAAGAATTAAAATTCCGCTTACAGTTTAATATCTATATCACTCCCCATAATTCCCAAGGATTTGCCCCTCATTACGATGACCACGATGTCTTCATCATGCAAACTACCGGAACAAAAGTATGGCGTTTATATAACACTCCCCTTGAATTACCGTCTCGCAAACAACCCTACTGGAAAATTAAAGATCAATATGAATTAGGGGAGCCTACTTTTGAAGTAGAATTAACACCAGGGGATTTATTATATATTCCCAGAGGTTTAATTCACGATGCCTTAACTACACATACCGCTTCGGTTCATATCACCTTGGGTTTCCATCCTAACTATTGGTTTGAAATCCTGCAAGAAATCGCCGAATTAGCGGAAGAAAAAGCCGAGTTTAGAAAAGCTGTTCCCAACGGCATAACTGGCGAAAGTTATCAGAGTCAGTTCAAGCAAGACTTTTTGAATCTTACTCAATCTTTAATTAATAATCTAGACCTAGACGAGATTCTAGAACGAAAATTTGACCAGTATATCGATAGCAAATTATCCGAAGACCAAAATCGGTTTAAAGATTCGATTCAAGTCAACCAACTCACCTTAAATTCAGTTTTAGCTAAACGACAAAATATCTTTTATAAACTAGAGCGAGATGACGAAAATGTATACGTCAACTTCTACGGAAAAAAACTCGATTTTCCACGCTTTACTGAACCTTCCATTAATACCCTATTACAATCCCAATCTTTTGCTGTTAAAGATATTGGCGGACTAGTTACTGACGAAGGAAAAATTGATTTAGCGACTAAATTTATTCAAGAAGGCTTTTTAACGATAGAACAAATAAGCTAAAGGCAAAAGGCAAAAGGCAAAAGGCAAAAGGTGAATGGCATATATCTTTTTTATTTGATTTCAAGAATATACAGTTTAAATGCACAACAGCTTATAGCATTTCTAAATCAATTAGAAAAAGCGATGCAGCGCAGGGGGAGCCAGTGCGGTATTGTGCATCAAGACAATAATTACCGTTTTTGACCTTACCCAAAATCCTTCTATAGTTTATTAACTCTTGCCTCTTGCCCGCCCCCCTTACTAAGGGGGGTTAGGGGGGATTCCTCTTGCCTTTCCAAAGCGGGAGTATGTTCACAATTCCAATAAAAATGCTATAAATGCCTAGAATTAAACGCGCACTTCTGTTTGTCTGGCATAGTGCGCCTACTTTAACCACTATCAAAGTCATTCTAATTATTGTCCAAGGGTTACTACCCCTAGCCTTGCTCTATCTAACCAAGTTAGTTGTAGATACAGTTGCTACCAGCCTCACTCTATCGGATAAACAAGCCGCCTTCAGTCAGATAATGTTTCTCCTTGCTGTTGCTGGGGGAGTAACCTTAGTAACTAGCGTTTCCCAGTCTCTATCTCAACTTGTTAGTATTCTCCAGTCTCAAAAAGTTACCGACTACATGGAAGGGATGCTTCATGACAAGTCGATGGCAGTAGACTTAGAGTACTATGAAAATGCCGAATACTACGATATGTTGCAACGGGCACAACGAGATGCTCCGGAACTCCCGAACCAAATTCTCCATCGTCTGGCAGAAATTGGTCAAAATAGCGTTTCTTTATTAGCAATAGTCGGCTTGTTACTTTCTTTTCATTGGGGAATTGCAGGAGTTTTATTTGTTGTCGGCATTCCTACTATGTTAGTGCGTCTTAAATATGCCAAAATTATGTATCATTGGCAGCGAGAACGAACCCCGATCAGAAGACGAGCTAACTATTATGGCGGTTTGCTAACTAGAGATAGACCAGCTAAAGAAATTCGTCTGTTTAATTTGGGTAGTGTTTTTAGTCAGCGCTTTCATCAGTTGCGATGGCAACTATACCGAGAAAGCTTTACTATTGCCAAAAGCCGTTCTATGGCAAACCTGGGGGCACAGGGTTTTAGTGGCATCATCATGCTTGCTGGCTATGGTTTTATTATTTATCAAACCGTTCAAGGTCTCCTTACTATAGGAGATTTAGCTCTTTATCATCAAGCATTGAGACGAGGACAAACTGCTTTTAGTGGGGTTTTAAGTAGCTTATCTGGTTTTTATGAGAATAGTTTGTTTCTCAATAATCTCTACGAGTTTCTCGATCTCCAACCCAAAATTACAGAACTACCTCATCCCAAATTAGTACCGCAACCAATACAGAACGGAATTGTCTTTAATAATGTTAGTTTTCAATATGCTAATACGACTCGTCAGGCTCTCAAAACTATTAACCTGACGCTACAACCAGGAGAAACTATTGCCTTAGTAGGAGAAAACGGTTCGGGAAAAACCACCCTAATCAAACTATTATGCCGTTTATACGAACCCACTTCTGGCAGTATTACTATTGATGGCATCGATTTACGCCAATTTCAACTCGACCATCTACGCCAGCAAATCAGTGTTATTTTCCAAGACTATATGAAATATCATCTCACTGCCCAGGAAAATATCTGGTTGGGTAATGTTGCTCTTTCTCCCACTGATAACCAAATAAGTAAAGCAGCTTTTCGTTCTGGTGCAGATCGAGTCATCAATACCTTACCCAATGGTTATGACACTATGCTAGGTAAGCTATTTGACCAAGGGGAACAACTCAGTATCGGGCAATGGCAGAAAATCGCTTTGGCAAGAGCATTTCTACGAGACTCCCAGGTAATAGTTTTAGATGAACCTACTTCTGCTATGGACCCCAAGGCAGAATATGAGGTGTTTCAGAAGTTTCGTCAACTGATAAAAGACCAAGCTGCTATCCTAATCAGTCATCGCCTATCCACTGTAAAAATGGCCGATCGCATTTATGTAATGGATAAAGGTTCTATTACCGAAAGCGGTACTCATGAGGAATTGATGCAGCTAGATGGAACTTACGCCTATTTATTTGAAACCCAAGCTCAAAATTACCGATAAACGCTTTATGACTACCTTAGTTCAACCAGAAATTAAAACACTATTAGGAGTCACTAACCCCGAAGTAGTCCTAAATAAGTAAGGATGAGTTCTAATGATGAATGAAGACCATATATAGCAATTCTCGAAAACTACTTCTCCCCTCTCTCCCCACACTCTTCCCCTTCCGATTCCCTAAGCGCCGAAGTTCAACACTTCTGCTCCCGAGCTCTCCCCTCAGGGCTACATTAACTGTCCAGGGATTTACTCCCCTGAACAGGTGGAGGGATGGAAATTAGTTACCGAGATGGTTCATGGTAAAGGTGGACGGATATTCCTGCAACTATGGCATAGTGGTCGCGTCGCTCATCTCTCGTTACTCAATGGTGAAGACCCTGTAGCGCCTAGTGCGATCGCAGCGGAAGGTCAACTTCATACCCCCATTGGCAAAGTTAACCTGGACATTCCTCGCCCTCTAGAAACCGACGAAATTCCTGAAATTGTCGAGCAGTTCCGCAAAGGAGCAGAAAATGCCATGCTAGCAGGATTTGATGGCATTGAGCTTCATGGTGCTTTTGGTTACTTGATCGACCAGTTTCTCCAAGATGGTTCCAACCAACGCAGCGATCGCTACGGTGGATCCATAGAAAACCGCGCTCGATTCCTGCTAGAGGTTGTCGAAGCTGTCACTAGCGTCTGGGGAGGTAACCGAGTAGGCATCAAACTCTCTCCCAGCAACACTTTCTATGGGATGAGAGACTCAAACCCTAAAGCAACCTTCAGCTATGTGATCAATGCTCTCAATCCCTTTGACTTAGCCTACATTCACCTGATGGAACCCAATGAAGTGGATTTAGGAACCCGCGAGGTACTCAATCGAGTCACCCCCCTATTTCGCCCTATCTACAACGGTACGATTATCACCAACGGCGGCTACAACAAAGAGCAGGGAAACACTATCTTGGCATCGGGTGATGCAGATTTAGTTTCCTTCGGCAAGCTGTTTCTTGCTAATCCCGATTTACCTGAAATTCATAAAGAAGGCTCCCGCCATAATCTTTGATTTGGCGGTGAGATGAATTTCTGCAGACAAAAAAAGGACGGGGAGATTGTCCAAATCCGACGTTGGTTTGTGGTAAAATGAATTTATGATAGTTAGAGAAGCTAAACTGCTAAACGGATCATTAGCCCAATACCAAGCTTTAGATGAAGCTATACGAACCGCTCAATTCATCAGGAACAAGGCGGTTAGACTATGGCGTGATCAGCCAAAAGTAAACAAGGCTCGTCTATCTCTGTTGTGCAAAGAATTGGCTGGTGAGTTTCCCTTTGCTAAGAAGTTGAACTCAATGGCTCGTCAAGCTTCTGCTGAAAGGGCATGGCTGTCAATCTCTAACTTCTATCGACGTTGTAGAGAGGGTGCTAAAAAGAAAGGTTATCCTCAGTTCAAGAAACATTCTCGCTCAGTTGAGTATAAAACCACGGGGTGGAAACTTTCACCTGATTGCATGACCATCAACTTCACTGACGGGTTCAAGGCGGGTCGGTTTTCTGTGTTCTGCAACTATGAAACACGAGAGGACTTGTTCAGACTCAAAATCAATCGGGTACGAGTGATCAGACGAGCCGACGGTTATTACGCCCAGTTCTGCTTTGATGCTAACCGAAAAGAGAAAGGTAGCTATACTGGGAATGTGGCGGGTCTTGATTTAGGTATCAAGTATTTCTACAAAGACCAAAACAACAATGCTGCCATCTACCCTAAGTATCTTAGGCAAGCTGAAAAGCGGTTAAAAAAACTACAACGTCGATTGTCCAGAAAGTTTGTAAGAGGTAAAAAACCTCAATCAAACAACTACCACAAAGCTAGAATTCGACTGGGTAAATGCCATTTAAAGGTTCAAAGACAGCGTAAAGACTGGGCTGTGAAACAAGCTCGGTGCGTAGTCCACTCTCACGATGTGGTTGTCTATGAAGACCTCAAAATAAGCAATATGGTCAAGAACCATCACTTGGCAAAGTCGATATCCGATGCCGGTTGGTATCAATTCACCCAATGGTTAAACTACTACGGGAATATTTGGGATAAGACTGTGATTGCGGTCAAGCCAAACTACACCAGTCAAGATTGTTATAACTGTGGTTATCGGGTGAAAAAATCTCTCAGTACCAGAACTCACAAATGTCCTCGTTGTCAAACAGAAATTTGTAGAGACACGAACGCTGCTCTCAACATTTTGAAGCGTGGCTTAGAAGTTTTAGGTATTGAGTACAACAGCGGTGCTACCCCGCACGGGTTCCCCGTGCTAGGAAACGCGCACCAAGAGAGTACCCAAGGGCATTGGGAAACTGCCGTTGATTCGGAAACGCTTGGGGAGAGTGCAACCTCTGTTGATGAGAGGAAACTTGATTCAATAAGTTGTCTCAATGAACCAAGAATCACATATTGTGAGAATCCCCCGTTAGAATCTCCGATTTAACGGGGGAGTATGTCAACCAAACGGTTTGAACTAAATGCCCAATTAAATACACCCAATCCTAAGACATTTTACGGTCGAGGGGACAAGGATTTAGAAAAGGGGTATACAGACTACCCATTCCTTTAAAAATAAACCTAAGCATTCAGCGCTCAGCGGTCAGTTATCAGCTTATGCGCTACTTGAGATGCTACTTGAGGTGCTATCAGCTATCAGCCAACGGCTGACTGCTGACTGCTGACTGCTGACTGCTTACGAACAAAGTACCTCACCGAATTGATAACTGCTATTTATACTAGTAATAAAGGAGGTATAGAAAAGAAAATGGTTACTCAAATAAACAACCAAACCTCTGAAATAATCTACCCGGAAAGTGACGGCTTCCCCTTGGCAGACAATACCATTCAATTTCGCGCTTATTACAACAATTCAAGGGGGAATCGATGCCCTGTTTAAAAATAATCCTAATGTTTTTGTAGCTGGGGATTTATTTTGGTATCCAGTGGAGGGTGAACCGAATACTAAGCAAGCTCCTGATGTAATGGTTGTGTTTGGTAGACCCAAAGGCGATGAAGCGAAGCTTCCGCTAAAAGCGATCGCAGATCCTACAAACAGTGGGAGGAAGACAATCGTCCACCGCAAGTGGTGTTTGAAATCGCATCCTGGAGCAACACTAAGACTGAGTTAGAGGAGAATAAATTCAGGTTTTACCAACGCTACGGGGTAGAAGAATACTACATCTTTGACCCAGACCAAGGGGTTTTGAAGGGTTGGTTACGTTCTGGCGAGACACATTCTGGCAAGACATTAGAAGCGATTGAGCTGATGTCTGGCTGGGTGAGTCCCCGATTGAAAGTGAGGTTTGAGTTGTCAGACCAAACCCTTCAACTCTATCAGCCCAATGGGGAGGGTTTTGCTACTTACATAGAAATTGTTGAACAGAGGGAACAGGAAAGACAAGACAAAGAACTCCAGGGTCAACGAGCTCAACGAGCTGAAGCGGCTTTAGAACAAGCTGAAGCGGCTTTAGTTGAAGAACAGAGGCGTACCCAAGGGTTGAGCGATCGCTTGAAAGCTTTGGGAATTGATCCAGATCAGTGTTGAAAATGACAACTTTAAAATTAACAAGTAACAAGTAACAAGTAACAAGTAAAACTTAAAAAGTATAGCGTTTTTCATAGTTATGAGGTAAACTCAATTTTCGCAACTCCTACTCCCTACTCCCTACTCCCTACTCCCTACTCCCTACTCCCTGTTCCCTGTTCCCTTTGGAAAAGTACCAATTAACAAACTGTCATCAGCACATCCTGATGCATCCTTGCCCGGTCTACTAATGACTGAATTTGATCTTTAGTCAATGCTTCACCATTAGCATAGTGTTCTAGCCAGGTTTTACTAATCACATTGGGGTCATCTGGTAAACTAGCAACATCCCATCCAGGTAAATCCAGTTGCTCCATCAAGTAGTTAACTTTGGGGTCATAACTGAGGGCAAAACATCGACATTCTTCCGCTGCTGCCATAATCAAACTGTGGTAGCGCATGCCAATCGCCATTTCCACCCCCCGAAATAATCCTTTCAATTCTCTAGGGTCTTCTATAGAAAAGATCTGATGGGGACCGGTTAACTCAGACGCAATAGATTGGGCAATGGCCAAATCTCGGGAAGCTTGGAAAGGAACTAATAAAATACAGGTTTGTGTGGCTTTCTGAAAATCCACTAAGGCATGGGTCAGATTCTTCAGGCGTTTGGGAGTTAGGGTAGAATGCGATCGCAAAGTAACTGCTACTCTTGGTGCTGGTAAATCCCACAATCCTGGTACAGGTTTGGAGTCTAATGCCCAAACTGGATCGGGAGCCATAATAAAGGGAATTTCCCAATCCGCTAACAGTGTCGCTGAGCCATAATCCCTGACACTGACTGCTGTACATCCGGTGAACGACCGCTGGGCTAGCGAACCAATCAGCCGACGCTTAATTGGACCAACCCCCTGAGCCCAAGCAATGGTTTTGAGACCCATCCTTTGGGCTAATCCCATTAAACCACAGTAGTAGAGAGGGCTAGCGGCACTAGTCACATCTTGGATTAAACTACCACCTCCCCAGATGAAGAGTTCGGAAAGGCGCATGGCCTTGAGCACTGGTAGGGTAGACATGCGATCGCAACTTTCTACTCCATAGCGCTGACGAGTTTGACTAGGGTTACCGGAAAGGACTATCGGCTTCACTGACTTTGGTAGCATTTGCAGCAGTGACGCTAACAATGCTTCATCGCCACCATTGCCCTTGCCGTAATATCCACATAAAACTGCTTTGACTTGCTTCATGCCTTCAACTCGTCTTGCCTACTACTCCCTATATTCCCATCCGTTAGCGTAAAAGAAATACCAATTAAAGTAGGGTGGGCAAAGTAATATTATCTAGAATACTCACCCATAACCAAACTATTTTTGCCCACCCTACAAGCTATAGTCCCATCTGTTAACCGATCCGTTAACCCATCAATTGCCCCTGATTGCATGCTATTGCATGGGATCAATAGCGTTTAAAAGAAATACCAATTAAAGTAGGGTGGGCAAAGTAATATTATCTAGAATACTCACCCATAACCAAACTATTTTTGCCCACCCTACAAGCTATAGTCCCATCTGTTAACCGATCCGTTAACCGATCAATTGCCCCTGATTGCATCCTTAGGCATGGGATCAATAGCGTGTAAAAAAAATACCAATTAAAGTAGGGTTGGCAAAGTAATATTATTTAGAATACTCACCCATAACCAAACTATTTTTGCCCACCCTACAAGCTATAGTCCGATTAAAGTAGGGT includes:
- the csaB gene encoding polysaccharide pyruvyl transferase CsaB, whose product is MKQVKAVLCGYYGKGNGGDEALLASLLQMLPKSVKPIVLSGNPSQTRQRYGVESCDRMSTLPVLKAMRLSELFIWGGGSLIQDVTSAASPLYYCGLMGLAQRMGLKTIAWAQGVGPIKRRLIGSLAQRSFTGCTAVSVRDYGSATLLADWEIPFIMAPDPVWALDSKPVPGLWDLPAPRVAVTLRSHSTLTPKRLKNLTHALVDFQKATQTCILLVPFQASRDLAIAQSIASELTGPHQIFSIEDPRELKGLFRGVEMAIGMRYHSLIMAAAEECRCFALSYDPKVNYLMEQLDLPGWDVASLPDDPNVISKTWLEHYANGEALTKDQIQSLVDRARMHQDVLMTVC